GCGACAGCGGACTTGAGAGCATTTTCAACCAGCGGAGCACCCTTGGTCTGCGTACGGAGGATGGAGAGCATCGCGAAGGCTTCGCTGACGGACTTGCCACGAACGAGGTCGACTACGCGACGGAGCTTGCGAACGCCGTAACGGACGTTTTTAACTTTAGCAACAGCTTGCATTATTTCTTGCCTCCAGCAGTTTCAGTCTTGCGGTGACCGCGGAAAGTACGGGTCATGGAGAATTCGCCGAGCTTATGGCCAACCATGTTTTCGGTGACATAAACCGGAAGGAACTGCTTGCCGTTATAGACGGAGAACGTGAGTCCGACCATATCCGGGACGATTGTGGAACGACGGGACCAGGTCTTGATAGCCTGTTTCTTGTCGGAACCGGCCATCGCCTGGGCCTTGCTGAGAACGTGGGAATCCACGAACGCACCTTTCTTAAGGGATCTAGACATGAATTAGGCCCTCTTCTGACGATGACGTACGATGAACTTATCAGTACGCTTGTTGTTACGAGTTTTTGCACCCTTAGAGTTCTTACCCCAAGGAGAGCACGGATGACGACCACCAGAGGTACGACCTTCACCACCACCAAGGGGGTGATCGACCGGGTTCATAACGACACCACGGACGGCCGGGCGCTTGCCGAGCCAGCGAGAGCGGCCTGCAGAACCCGAGGATTCATTCATGTGATCGATATTGGAAACCTGGCCAACGGTAGCGAGGCAGTCTTCCGGGATGTAGCGGACTTCGCCACTCGGAAGCTTGACCTGGCAGAGCTTGCCGTCCTTAGCAACCAGTTCTGCACCGGCACCAGCGGAACGAGCAATCTGGGCACCCTTGCCCGGCTTCATTTCGATGTTGTGGATAATGGTGTTGAGCGGAATGTCGCGGAGAGGAATTGCGTTACCTACGCGGAATTCAGCACCTTCACCAGCGTTCAGCACATCGCCAACCTTGATTTCGGCCGGAGCGATGATGTATGCGCGCTTGCCGTTTTCGTACTTGACGAGAGCGATGCGAGCGGTACGGTTCGGATCGTATTCGATCGTTTCGACAGTGCAGGAGAGACCGGCAAACTGACGCTTGAAGTCGATGATACGATACAGTTTCTTGTGACCACCACCACGACGACGGGAGGTAATTTCACCAGCATTGTTACGGCCGGAGCTACGCTTGATACCTTCGGTAAGCGGCTTGTACGGCTTTACAGCAGAGAGTTCCTTGCGGTCACCAATCTGCTTGTAACGCAGTGTCGGGGTAATCGGGCGATAAGATTTCAGACCCATGGTTATACTCCTTCAAACTCGGCAATCTTTTGCCCGGCCTTCAATGTGATGTAGGCCTTCTTCCAGTTCGGTTTCTTGCCAGCGACCATACGGACGCGCTTGATCTTGCCGCGGTTGATCAAAGTGTTGACCTTAGCGACCTTGACTTCAAAGCGCTTTTCGATAGCAGCCTTGATGTCTTCCTTAGAAGCGTCCATGGCGACCTTGAACACGTACTTGTGCACGTCGTTACGCTTGTTCACCATGTTCTTCATGGTTTCTTCGGTAACGTGCGGAGCAACGAGGATTTCGCGAATTTCTTTCATTAGCGGCCTCCTTCAAGTTCTGCGAGAGCAGCCTGAGAGATGACAACGTTATTTGCACGAACAACATCGTAAGTGTTGACGTCAGCTACGCGAGCGCAGCGGCACCAAGGAATGTTGTTAGAGGAAAGATAGAGGTTCTGATCCTTTTCGCTAACGATGAAGAGAACGTTGCGCTGTTCGATGCCGGACTTGGCGAGAACAGAGAGGAGATCCTTGGTCTTCGGAGCGCTGAAGCTGAGAGCTTCGAACACGGAGACCTTTCCTTCGCTAGCCTTGGAGGCGAGAGCGGAGTAGAAAGCGATCTTCTTGACCTTCTTGTTCACCTTTTCGAAGTAGTCATGAGACTTCGGACCGTGTGCCTTAGCACCACGAACCCAAACTGCAGAGGTGTTCTGACCGGAACGAGCGCGGCCGGTACCCTTCTGCTTCCACGGCTTCTGGCCACCGCCACTGACTTCGCCCTTGGACTTAGTCTGAGCAGTACCCTGACGATTGTTATTCAGGATAGCCTTGATGTGGAGGTACATGCAGACCTTGTTGACTTCCTGGTCGAAGAGAGCCGGGAGCTGGATATCATTCTTAAAATCGCCAGTAGCGGCGAAAAGCTTTGCACTAGCCATTAGTCTTTCCTCACCACGATGATGCTGTTCTTCGGGCCCGGGACAGCGCCACGGACGAAGATCAGGTTGCGGTCGCCATCAACTTTGACGACCTGGAGGTGCTTCACGGTCACTTTCTTGTTGCCGTATTGACCAGCCATACGCTTACCCGGGAAAACACGACCCGGATAGGAGTGAGCGGACGTACCACCCGGTTCGCGCATATTGTGCGTACCATGGGAACGAGGACCGCTATGGAAACCGTGGCGCTTGATAGTGCCAGAGAAACCATGACCCTTGGAGATGCCAGAGACGTTCACAGTCTTTGCATCAGCGAAGTCGGCAGCGCCGAATTCCTTGCCAACCGGCCAGGATTCGAGATCAGCGACATCAAATTCAGCGAGGTGTTCACGAACAGCCACGTCAGCCTTCTTGAAATGGCCGACTTCTGCCTTATTGGCGCGCTGTTCCTTCTTGAGACCAAAGCCGATCTGGACAGCAGTGTAGCCGTCCTTCTCTTCTGTCTTATGGCAAACGACCACGCACGGACCGGCTTCGAGAACCGTGACAGGGACGCATTCGCCCTGTTCCGTGAACACTTGGGTCATTCCCAATTTCTTTGCGAGAATACCGTTCATTGTTATTAGACCTTAATTTCGACTTCAACGCCTGCCGGCAAGTCAAGTTTCATGAGGGAATCTACAGTTTGCGGCGTAGCATCAAGGATGTCGATAAGACGCTTGTGCGTACGGGATTCGAACTGTTCACGAGAAGTCTTGTCAATATGCGGAGAGCGGAGCACCGTATACTTCTGGATCTTCGTCGGGAGAGGGATGGGGCCTGCAATACGAGCCCCAGTGTTCTTAGCTGTATTCACGATATCTTGAGCAGAGCGGTCGATCATACGATGATCGAAGCTCTTCAAGCGAATACGGATGCGTTCACCAGCCATGATTATTCCTTACTTGATGATTTCGGTAACAGAGCCAGCACCAACAGTACGTCCACCTTCGCGGATAGCGAAGCGGAGCTGCTTTTCCATGGCGATCGGAGCGATGAGGTTCACGTGGATCGTGACCGTATCACCCGGGGTAACCATTTCGACGCCTTCCGGGAGCTGAATCGTGCCGGTAACGTCGGTGGTGCGGAAGTAGAACTGAGGACGGTAGCCGTTCATGAACGGCGTGTGGCGGCCACCTTCGTCCTTAGTGAGAACGTAGATTTCAGCCTTGAATTCGGTGTGCGGAGTGACAGACTTCGGAGCGGCGAGAACCATGCCACGGACGATGTCCTTCTTTTCAGCGCCACGGAGGAGGAGACCAACGTTGTCACCTGCCTGAGCGTCGTCGAGAAGCTTGCGGAACATTTCAACACCGGTGATGACGTATTCGGTGGTTTCACCGAGACCGATACGTTCAACCTTGTCGTTCAAGCGAACGACACCGCGTTCGATACGGCCAGTAGCGACAGTGCCGCGGCCAGTAATCGTGAACACGTCTTCGATCGGCATGAGGAACGGCTTGTCGGTATCGCGCTGCGGGAGCGGGATGTATTCGTCGCAAGCGTTCATGAGTTCCATGACCTTGTCCTGGTATTCCGGATCGCCTTCAAGAGCCTTGAGTGCAGAACCGCGGATAATCGGGGTGTTGTCACCGTCAAAGTCATACTTGGACAGAAGTTCGCGAACTTCCATTTCGACGAGGTCGAGAATTTCGGCATCGTCAACCATGTCGCACTTGTTCATGAACACGACGATCTTCGGCACGCCAACCTGGTGAGCGAGAAGGATGTGTTCGCGAGTCTGCGGCATCGGGCCGTCAGTAGCAGCAACGACGAGGATAGCGCCGTCCATCTGAGCAGCACCAGTCACCATGTTCTTCACATAGTCAGCATGCCCCGGGCAGTCGACGTGTGCGTAGTGACGGTTTGCAGTGGTGTATTCCACGTGAGAGGTGTTAATCGTGATACCACGAGCCTTTTCTTCCGGAGCGTTGTCGATTTCGTCGAAACGCTTTGCAGCGGCAAGACCCTTAGCAGCAAGGGTGGTGCAGATTGCAGCGGTCAAAGTGGTTTTACCGTGGTCAACGTGGCCGATGGTGCCAATGTTGCAGTGCGGCTTGCTTCTGTCAAAATGTTCTTTTGCCATTTTTTCCTCTTCTTCAGCAGAAGGTTTATCGCTTCAAGTTCAAGAGAACTACACGAGTTCTCCGTATTTTCGCAAAGCATAGGAAGCGGTACTCTGCGAAATTGGAACACAAATTTAATAATTTCTAGATTATTTGCAAGATTTTTTCTTTTGAAATTTCGCCAAAAATGCGGATTTTCGGACTTATCCACAGTTTTTCGGCCGTTTTTTGGCTGTTGAAAAAGCCCATTTTTCGTGGGCAAAAAATGCCTTTTTTTGCTCAAATTTCAAAGGTTCAATATTTTATTTCAACTATAAAACCAAGTTTCCAACATTTTATCAACATTTTCAACAAAGCACAGTTTTTCTAGTTCACATTCCATATTTCAGTATGCAAAAAGATTTTTACATTACAAAATTTTACAAAGTTTTACCTTTCCAGGCTCCCCAACCCATTGACTTTCAATATTTTGAGATTTTCCGTCCCACCAAGAAAACCAAATTACGTTTTCTGAAATCTCCCCTATCGACTGTCGACAAACTATCACAAACGGAAAATTGATCACCGACCAACAACCAGGCTCCAAGTTGTCCTAAATCACGATAACGACCTGAAAAGATTTTTTACAAGACATTATATATAATATTTCTATCTTTTAATAAAGGTGTTTGGGGATAATTTCGAGGAACTTCTATGAAATACCCCCTTTTGAGGTCCCTGCTTACGCTTGGGGCACTCGCTTTGGCTTGTTCGTGTTCAGATGACAAATCGCCCAACAGTGGTGAGTCTTCTTTTGTACCCTGTGAAGACGCCTGGTACCTGAAAGATTACGGTCTTTTGATGTATCAGGATTTGAAAGTCACTGATCTTAGCGGAAATGAAGTCGGTAAGCTAGTCCCTGTTCAGGGAACTCTGGTTGCCATCGTCAAGGACTTGTCCGGCAACACCATCATCCCCCAAGTTGATCTTGCTACAACTCCGGTCCTCACGGGTGACCCGACAAAGTGCAACGCCAACCCTAAGCCGCAGCCAAGCACAGCCATTTCGTCCTGCATTGACGCTTGGTACTTAGCGGCCACCAAGAACTATCTCCTTTATGCAGACCTCACGGTGACCGATGAAGCCGGCACGCAGGTCGGCACAATCGTCGCATCCACGGGTTCTTCCCTCGTCAATATAGTTGACCTGTCCGGCAAGCCGATTATCAACAACATCGACCTCAATTCGCTCACGCTTATCCACGGCGACAATGTCCGCTACAAGATTTTGGAACCGGCCTTCCACCTGAAGGATGCAACCGGCGACTATGTGATTTACCAGAACACGGTCGTCACCATGCCGGACGGCACCCCCATTGGCTACGCCGACTTTGCAACAAACTCCATCAAGTACATCGACCAGGTCACAGTTCTCACTACGACCTCGAACATCCTTACGCTCCCGATCCTCACGCCGGGCGGAAAATGCGTAGACTACGCCGGTGTAGTCGCCTCCTCGTCGAGCACCAACCCGGTTTACAGCAGCTCTTCTGTATATAACCCGCCTAACCCGAACAGCAGCAGTGCAACACCGAAGAGCAGTTCTTCCAAGCCGAAGAGCAGCAGCTCCGCTCCTCCTCCGAGCAGCAGTTCCGCTCCTGTCACGAACCAGTGCCCGACTATCAAGACTAAGGGCGGTGGCGGTTCTGGTTGGGCTACCCGTTACTGGGACTGCTGCAAGCCTCACTGCTCCTGGCCAGAACACGCACACGGCAACTACTCCAAGCAGTGCACCAACAAGGGCAAGACCGAAAACACAAACTGGGGCGACGGTAGTATCTGCAGCGGCGGTTCCCAGATGACCTGCACAAGCCAGATTCCGTTCACGATTGACGGTTGCACCGAAATGGCATTCGCATTCGCGGCAGTTCCGGCAGCAAACGGCGGTCAGTGCGGTAAGTGCTTCCAGCTCACCTTCACCGGTACCGGCAAGTATTCTAACGACGCAAACATCAAGAGACTCAAAGGCAAGAAGCTCATCATCATGGCAACAAACGTTGGTGGCGACGTTCAGCAGGGACAGTTCGACATCATGATCCCGGGTGGTGGCGTCGGTATATTCAACGGATGCTCTAGCATGGGCTGGGGCAGCCAGGGCGCTCAATACGGCGGTCTCCTTTCTGATTGCGAAACCGAAACGAAGTACGCCGCAGGCAAATACAAGAGCTGCCTCACCGAAAAGTGCAACAAGTCCTTCGCCAACGACGAACAGGCAAGAAAGGGATGCCTCTTCCTCGCCGACTGGATGGGCGCAGCAGGCAACCCGGAACACAACTACGTCGAAGTGGAATGCCCGCAGGTCCTCAAGGACAAGTACTAATAAAAAAGTCTAAATCGGAACTAAACGCCCCGCACAGGGGCGTTTTTCTTTTTTGTAAGTCTTTGATAATAAATAAGTTGTGCGTAACTTCACATAATTACATTGTATAGTTCTTTTTACTCTTATTTACGAGCATTTTAGAGGATAAGATTTTATCTTTTACCGCGGATGATTGGAATACAGGGTGTGATATATTTACAAGGGCTTATTATATCATGAAGAATAGACTGTTCAAAACCCTCACAATTTTCGGACTTTCCCTGCTCGCTTGGAACTGCTCCGAAGATCTCTCCTCTGCCACACAAGCTGCAGCTTCGAACCTTCCGTTTACACAGGCAAAGCCTGCTTTGGAAGTCGATCAGACTTGCTGGATGCTTACTACTGGCTCACAGATTTTCCTTATCGTGCCTAATGGTACCAGCACGTACCTCGTCACCAACGAAGCTAGCGTTGCTGTAGGCACTTTCGATGTCGCTACTGGCACTATCGTTGATGCAAGCGGCTCCGCCGTTGTCACAAACGTAAAGCTTGAAACACTCCCTGTCGTGAACCCGGACAAGACCATTACTTATACCGATGGTTCCAAGGCCACCATTTACGGTGAAACGATTCT
This genomic stretch from Fibrobacter sp. UWB2 harbors:
- the rplD gene encoding 50S ribosomal protein L4, with product MASAKLFAATGDFKNDIQLPALFDQEVNKVCMYLHIKAILNNNRQGTAQTKSKGEVSGGGQKPWKQKGTGRARSGQNTSAVWVRGAKAHGPKSHDYFEKVNKKVKKIAFYSALASKASEGKVSVFEALSFSAPKTKDLLSVLAKSGIEQRNVLFIVSEKDQNLYLSSNNIPWCRCARVADVNTYDVVRANNVVISQAALAELEGGR
- the rplB gene encoding 50S ribosomal protein L2, translating into MGLKSYRPITPTLRYKQIGDRKELSAVKPYKPLTEGIKRSSGRNNAGEITSRRRGGGHKKLYRIIDFKRQFAGLSCTVETIEYDPNRTARIALVKYENGKRAYIIAPAEIKVGDVLNAGEGAEFRVGNAIPLRDIPLNTIIHNIEMKPGKGAQIARSAGAGAELVAKDGKLCQVKLPSGEVRYIPEDCLATVGQVSNIDHMNESSGSAGRSRWLGKRPAVRGVVMNPVDHPLGGGEGRTSGGRHPCSPWGKNSKGAKTRNNKRTDKFIVRHRQKRA
- the rplC gene encoding 50S ribosomal protein L3, with translation MNGILAKKLGMTQVFTEQGECVPVTVLEAGPCVVVCHKTEEKDGYTAVQIGFGLKKEQRANKAEVGHFKKADVAVREHLAEFDVADLESWPVGKEFGAADFADAKTVNVSGISKGHGFSGTIKRHGFHSGPRSHGTHNMREPGGTSAHSYPGRVFPGKRMAGQYGNKKVTVKHLQVVKVDGDRNLIFVRGAVPGPKNSIIVVRKD
- the rpsS gene encoding 30S ribosomal protein S19 → MSRSLKKGAFVDSHVLSKAQAMAGSDKKQAIKTWSRRSTIVPDMVGLTFSVYNGKQFLPVYVTENMVGHKLGEFSMTRTFRGHRKTETAGGKK
- the tuf gene encoding elongation factor Tu, which encodes MAKEHFDRSKPHCNIGTIGHVDHGKTTLTAAICTTLAAKGLAAAKRFDEIDNAPEEKARGITINTSHVEYTTANRHYAHVDCPGHADYVKNMVTGAAQMDGAILVVAATDGPMPQTREHILLAHQVGVPKIVVFMNKCDMVDDAEILDLVEMEVRELLSKYDFDGDNTPIIRGSALKALEGDPEYQDKVMELMNACDEYIPLPQRDTDKPFLMPIEDVFTITGRGTVATGRIERGVVRLNDKVERIGLGETTEYVITGVEMFRKLLDDAQAGDNVGLLLRGAEKKDIVRGMVLAAPKSVTPHTEFKAEIYVLTKDEGGRHTPFMNGYRPQFYFRTTDVTGTIQLPEGVEMVTPGDTVTIHVNLIAPIAMEKQLRFAIREGGRTVGAGSVTEIIK
- the rpsJ gene encoding 30S ribosomal protein S10 translates to MAGERIRIRLKSFDHRMIDRSAQDIVNTAKNTGARIAGPIPLPTKIQKYTVLRSPHIDKTSREQFESRTHKRLIDILDATPQTVDSLMKLDLPAGVEVEIKV
- a CDS encoding glycosyl hydrolase family 5, with translation MKYPLLRSLLTLGALALACSCSDDKSPNSGESSFVPCEDAWYLKDYGLLMYQDLKVTDLSGNEVGKLVPVQGTLVAIVKDLSGNTIIPQVDLATTPVLTGDPTKCNANPKPQPSTAISSCIDAWYLAATKNYLLYADLTVTDEAGTQVGTIVASTGSSLVNIVDLSGKPIINNIDLNSLTLIHGDNVRYKILEPAFHLKDATGDYVIYQNTVVTMPDGTPIGYADFATNSIKYIDQVTVLTTTSNILTLPILTPGGKCVDYAGVVASSSSTNPVYSSSSVYNPPNPNSSSATPKSSSSKPKSSSSAPPPSSSSAPVTNQCPTIKTKGGGGSGWATRYWDCCKPHCSWPEHAHGNYSKQCTNKGKTENTNWGDGSICSGGSQMTCTSQIPFTIDGCTEMAFAFAAVPAANGGQCGKCFQLTFTGTGKYSNDANIKRLKGKKLIIMATNVGGDVQQGQFDIMIPGGGVGIFNGCSSMGWGSQGAQYGGLLSDCETETKYAAGKYKSCLTEKCNKSFANDEQARKGCLFLADWMGAAGNPEHNYVEVECPQVLKDKY
- the rplW gene encoding 50S ribosomal protein L23; translation: MKEIREILVAPHVTEETMKNMVNKRNDVHKYVFKVAMDASKEDIKAAIEKRFEVKVAKVNTLINRGKIKRVRMVAGKKPNWKKAYITLKAGQKIAEFEGV